The DNA segment ACCTGCACCATGACGCGCTTCTCACCCAGCGTGAGCTAGAGGTGCTCCGGCTTGCTGCCTCCGGCGCTACCAACACGGTGATCGGGGTTGCGTTGGGTATCGGTGAGCCAACGGTGAAGACCTACTTTTCACGTATCTTCACAAAACTGGGTGTGAGCACAAGAACGCAAGCGGTCGTCGTCGCTATCGACCGTGGGTATCTTGACCGAAGTGCGGTCTACCGCGCGTAGCTGACTCCTCGGGTGCGCTGACGCCGGCCATGCCTCGCACCCGGACGCGTGGCATGCAAAGGGTGCTCCTCGTGGGGCCCCTGGCGGGCAGGACGTGGTGCAGAGAAGGTGGTGGAGTAGCACGGACGTGTGGGGTCCTCGCGCACCCTCTCGGGGGCACGGGCTGGTCCCGCAGGTGTCTCTGGTTGTGATCGTAACCGGCCGAGACGACCGCTGGCCATCCAGGCCGTGGCTAGGGTGCTAGCTACGGGGACCATCGATGGAAGTGAAGGAGGAGTAGATGTCTCGACCAACGAAGCCGGTCGCTCTAGTGACCGGCACCGCCCAGGGAATCGGGCGTGCGATTGCGGACCAACTGGAGGCAGATGGGCTCGAGGTGCTCAGAACGGATCGCGATGAGATGGACGTCACGGACGTAGCGTCTGTCGAGCAATTTGTCGCTACCGCTCCTCCCATTGACATCCTAGTCAACAGTGCTGGCGGCGTGCTTGGTCAGGTCCACCAGCCACTTGAGGCGGTGACTGATGTCGATTGGCAGGCGATCATCGACGTGAACTTAACCGGTACATTCCACTGCGTGCGCGCGGTTGTTGGGGGAATGAAGCATCGTGGCTGGGGAAGGATCGTCACAATCTCCTCGGGGGCAGGGAGGAGTGTCTCGCTGACGGGAATTCAAGCCTATGCCAGCGCCAAGGCCGCCCAGATCAGCTTCACCCGGCAGATGGCCCATGAACTCGGTCCCTACTCCATCACGGTGAACGCCATTGCGCCAGGCTTTGTCCTCTCTAACCCCACCACGATCGCACAGTGGGAGTCCTATGGAGAGGAGGGTCAGCGTCGGTTGGTCGAGGGTATTGCGCTCCGACGATTGGGTCAAGCAGCGGATATCGCCCATGGCGTCTCCTTCTTTGTCTCAGAACGCGCCAGTTGGATCACGGGTCAGACGCTTTCGATCGATGGTGGGAGTGCACTGTTTTGAAGGATGGTTTACCCGTGAAGTTGAGACAGCCTGGCAGTCGTCTCCGATACCTCCGGACCCTTGCGCATCGCCGGTTGAGAGGAAGAAGGAGATGGTATATGCCTGGTATTACGGCGGATGACAACGTGCCTAGAGAACGGTGCACGTGATCGAGTTGCGGGAACAGTTGCTAGTTGAACATAATGATACAGAAATGATGTTGTCTGGTTGGTTATTGTCAGCTGTCGCCTAGGGTTAGCATTGAGGAGGATCCATGACCGAGAACATCCACCAAGAACTCGCCAACCTGAACGATGAGTTTTTTGCGCACAAGCATGGCCGTGACCCGTTAACCGCGACGGAACTCGGCCTCCATGCCTTCGATGGTGAGCTACCCGATCTGACACGAGAGGGTGAGCGTACGACGGCCCAAGGGTATCGTGCCATCCAGAGGCGTATCGAGACACTCCTCGGTGACGCCGAGCCCAGCGGCGAAGGACTGACCTTCACGGAACGAATCAATCTTGAGGTGATGGATGCTCTTGCTTATGGCTCCGTTACGGAACTCGAAGACGAGCTCTGGGCCCGGAACATCTCGGCTGGCGGGTATGTATCCCCACAGGCGAGGATCTTTCAGACGGTCCCAGCTGCAGTGCTCGCCGATGCAGCGGGGGTCGAAAGCTATCTCGAGCGATTGAGCCAACTACCGGCACTCTTTTTGACCATCCGTGATCGCTACCAGCAGGCGGATCGCCAAGGACACTTCTCCACTGCAGCCGGTGTCCACCAAGCGATAGCCCAGCTCGACGGGCATCTTGGGCTCGATGATGCGCATGACTTGTTCATCAACGTCTCGTTGCCCACTGGCTTTGAGGGTGAACGCGAACGGATTCGTGACCTCGTCCATCGAGAAATCCGGCCGGCGATCGCAGTAGTTCGTGACTATCTTGTTGGCGATCCGACGACCCATGCTCGCGGCGATGAGGAGGTAGGTCTTTGTGTGCTCGGTGACGGGCAGGAACTCTACACCCGTGCGCTCCTTCGCCATACCACGACGGCAATGACCCCCGAAGAGATTCATCGTTTGGGCCTTGAGACGCTTGCCCGACTTGACGAGGAGTGGGCCGAGGTGGGTGACCGTGTCTTTGGTATCAGCGATCGGCGAAGTCTGTTCGATCGGTTGCGGGGAGACCAGAGCCTGCGATTCGAGAATAGTTCCCAGATCATCGAGGTGGTGACGAGGGCATTGGCGACGGCCGAACGAGCGCAGCCGCAGTGGTTCCCAGACCGACCGATTGCTCGCTGTGTCGTGGAGGAGATCTCGACGGCCGAGGCAGAGAACGCCGCCCTTGCGTACTATCGAGGTCCCTCAGACGACGGGACTCGCCCCGGTGCTCACTGCGTCTTGACGACGGTACCCACTGAACGCTTCCGCTATGAATACGAGGCCTTGGCCTTCCATGAAAGTGTGCCGGGGCATCATCTCCAGATCGCTACCGCGCAGACGCTCACTGAGTTGCCAGCGTTTAGGCGTTACCTTGACGCAGAGGTGAGCGCCTTTGTCGAGGGATGGGGGCTCTACGCCGAGCGTCTCGCCGACGAGATGGGGCTCTACAGCGGTGATCTCGCTCGCCTTGGCATGCTGTCATTTGAGGCGCTGCGTGCCAGCCGGTGCGTCGTCGACACTGGCATGCATCATTATGGATGGTCCAGACAGCGAGCCATCGAGTTCATGTGGGAAAATAGCGCCACCAATATGGCCAACATCACCAACGAGATCGATCGCTATATCGGTTGGCCAGGGCAGGCCACCGCGTACTTGGTGGGACGTCGAGAGATCGGGCGCCTTCGAAAGGAGGCCGAGCGACGGTTGAGTAGTGACTTCGATATTCGGGACTTTCATGGTGTGATACTCGGCCAAGGAGCGATTCCACTCGGCGTGGCGGCCTCAGTGGTCGATGCATGGGTGAACAACACAGCAGACCGTCGCAGGCCATGAGACCCAGCGTCACGGACTATGAGCCTCAGCGTCGCAGATGGCGTTTGCACGCTGGCGGGTGAACCGATGCAGGAGCTCTGATGGGGGGCAAAGCCGTGAAAGAGGATCTCGGTTAGGCTCGTTGGAGGAGTTCTTCGATTTCGGCTGCCCAGTGAAGCAGCGCAAGGTCTTCTCCGAAGGCAGCACCGAGTTGCAGGCCGACTGGAAGGCGTGAGCCCGCTATCGGGATCGAGATGGCTGGTTGCCCAGTCAGGTTATAGATACGGGTCATCACTCCCTCAAGGTATCCCTCTGGAGTATCCATCGATGGGTTCTGGCCCGGAGCCACCATCGGGGCGGTCGGGCCGATGAACATGTCGACACCCCTTGAGGCTGCAGTGAGTGCTGCGATTCCCGCTGTTCTCTCTTGGAGCGCAGCCTCGTAGTGCGCTGGTGTGATGTCGCCCCCGAGGGCGAGCACCCTCGCGGTCTCCTCCCCAAAGTGCGCGCGGTCAGCTAAGAGCTGGGGGGCATGGATCTGGTACGCCTCGTAGGAGATGATGGTCTCGAAGCAGTGATCGAGTTGTTCGAAGGGCTCAGGGTTCATTTCGTCGAGTTCATACCCGGCCTCACCCAACAGCGCCAGAACGCGATGCATTGCGTTCGCTACGGTTGCATCGAGAAGATCGCTATCGAGGTGTCCAGCGATAAAGCCGAGATGAGGCCGTGGGAGCACGGACCGTGTCTCGTTGGTATCGGTGAGGATGCGATAACACCGGTTGGCGGTGGCGACGTCTCGGGTGAGGATGCCAAGGTGGTCTAGGGTCGGTGAGAGGGGAGTAACGCCGTGCAGTGAGAGCTGCTGATAGGTTGGCTTGAAGCCAACCACACCGCAGTAATGGGCGGGAATCCGTACCGAGCCGCCGCTGTCAGTGCCGAGCGCGATCTGGGCAGCTCCGACCGCAACGATAACCGCGGAGCCACCGCTTGAACCTCCAGCGGTGAGCGAAGGGGCGACTGGATTGCGAGCGTCTGGCAGATCTGGATGGGGAGATCCCAAGGCATACTCGAGGAGGGATGTGGTAGCGAAGATATCGGCACCTGCCTCACGAAGCTTGGTGATGACCGGTGCCTCCACTTTGGAGGGCGGGCCGCTCATATCGATAGGATTTCCATTGCCAAGAGGAGTGCCAGCGACAGCGATGAGATCTTTGACGCCGATCTGATAGCCGTGGAGAGGTCCTGACTCCGCGCGTCGAGGGGCGTCAAGGTAGTGGACAATCGCGTGGAGAGGTTCGGCGAAACGATGAGCTCGATAGTAGGCGTTGACGAGGTCGAGGTTGGCCACCTCACACGTTCGTTCACCTCGTTCGATGGCCTGGATGATTCGACCGACGTGGGTAGTGAGTGGTCCCGCAAGGTCGCTCAGAAATTCGTTCACCTCGGTTGGCCTCCGGCGCACCATGAGATCGCGATAGATGCCGCTGTGTGATTTGGCGCTGTTGGCGTTAAATGCGGCGAGCCGTACGAGGGAACCTTCGAGATCCATGGGTTCAAAGCCATCAAAACCCTCTGGCTTGACCGGCGCCTGATCGAGTACCTCGCGTGCGATGGCGATCATGAGGTCGTGGTAGCGAGGATCGGAGAGCGACTGAGCGATGGAGAGGTCGGAGACGGCACCCGCCCAGAGCATCGCTCCATAGGCTTCTTTGCCCCAGAGATAACCCAGGATGTTGTCGGTACTCTTCGCGTACGGGAGTGCCTCGACCAGACGGCGTACACGATCGGTCACCTCGTTGGCAAAGGGCTCGCCGACGTAGAAGGCCCCGATGTTGCCCTGTCGGATGCGACCTGGCTCCATGAGGTCAGCACCGATGTTGATGAAGGCCGTGACGATCTGTGTGGGGTCAACGAATTGGGCAACGGTATCGAGGGTCAGACCATTCTGTACCGTCAAGAGGACTCCATCCGGGCTGAGGTGCTCGGCGACGAGTGCGCTAGCAGACCCGGTGTGGTGACTCTTGACTGCCACGGCGATGCAGTCATGGAGACCATCGAGCGCTTCGGCATAGATCGCCCCGGGATGGACGGTGAAGTTTGCGATGGGACCCTCGATGGTGAGACCATGCGATCGGATGGCATCGATGTGGGCATGATCGACATCGCACAGGGTGATCTCATGACCGGCGGCGGCCATATGCGCCCCAATCATTCCTCCGATCGCGCCTGCTCCCACAATCGTCATCTGCATGGACCGACTCCTCTCTTGATGCTGGACTTTTGGGTATCCATCGTTTACCCACAAACAGCTGCGCAAGGGCCCGAGTGCTTCCTTGGCAGGTAGACACAGGTGCCTGACGGCAAGCGTTGACTTTTCACATCGATTCTTCGAACGGTCTTCACTGAGCGGTGCTCACTCCCGAAGGCGTGAGAATCCTGTTTCCAGTTTATGAAAGGAAAGTAAATTTGTCAATTCAAAATGTAAAGATGATTACAACATTGCCCGGGGTCCGCTAGTATTGCAAACACTGGGCGGGGTGCCTAGCAAAAGGGGGAACCGGGTAATGCGTTCTAGTTGGATCAAATTTGCGGCAATCTCTGCAACGAGCGTCATGTTGCTCGCTGCCTGTGGCTCGACCGCATCGTCTTCGTCGTCGTCGACCTCGTCATCGACCACCAGGGTAAAAGGTGGAGTTGCGTACTTCGCTGAACAGCCGTTGTCGCCACCGACCTACATCTTCCCACTGATGAACGGGGCGAATGAGTCGAATGTGAACCTCTATGAGTTCGACAATCTGATGTTTCGGAACCTGTATTTCTTTGGCAAGAACGGCAAAGCCGAGATCAACTACACCCAGTCGCTCGCTGATGCACCGGTCTACTCGAACGGGGATAAGACCGTCACTATCCAACTCAAGGGTTGGAAGTGGTCCAACGGGGAGACGGTCGATGCGCGAGACCTCGTGTTTTGGATGAACTTGTTGGAGGCCAACAAGACCCAATGGTTCGACTACGTCCCTGGCTACTTCCCAGATAACGTCGTCTCGTATAAGGCGACCGGGCCGCTCACCTTTGTGATGCACCTCAATAAGGCCTACAGCCCGGCATGGTTTACCTACAATGAACTCTCCCAGCTCGTCCCGCTGCCGTTGGCCTGGGACAAGACCTCGGCCTCGGCACCGACACCAAGCGCCACGGACCCCAACGCACCAGACTTGACCACCGCTGGAGCACAGGCGGTCTATAAGCTCTTGAACGCTGCATCGACTTCCCTGTCGACGTATGCGACCAATCCGCTTTGGCAAGTGGTCGACGGTCCGTGGAGGTTGACGAGTTTTACGACCGAGGGCAAGGCAATCTTTGTCCCCAATACGAAGTATTCGGGATCACCGAAGCCGACCCTGTCGGAGTTTGTCGAGTTGCCCTTTACCTCTGACTCGGCGGAGTTCAATGTGTTGAGCTCGGGTAAAAGTATCAGCTACGGCTATCTGCCGGTCTCTGACCTCCCGCAGAAGTCACGAGTCGCTAGCGAGGGTTATACCTTTGCCCCCTGGCAGATCTTTGGCTTCAACTTCATGCCGATCAACTACAACAACCCCACGGTTGGGCCGATCTTTAAACAGCTCTATGTTCGCCAGGCACTCCAGGAGCTTGTTGATCAGCCTCAGTGGATAGATACCTTCTTAAAGGGTTATGGTACCCCAACCAATTCGCCGGTACCAACCGTTCCTCCAAATGCGTTCGATGATAACGTTTCTCGGACGATCCAGTACCCCTATTCACCAACGAATGCCAGAAAGCTGTTGACTTCGCACGGTTGGAAGATGGTCAACGGTGTCATGACCTGTGTCACACCAGGGAGTGGAGCGAGTGCTTGCGGGACCGGCGTCAAGAGCGGACAGACGATGAACTTTAATCTCAAGTACATCTCGGGCCTGAACTCAGCCACCGAAGAGATGACCGCCTTCCAGTCGGCAGCTTCACAGGCCGGGGTGAAGATCAACCTCAGCGAAGCTCCCTTCGCCGGTGTGATCAGTTATGCGTCGGCTTGTACTCCCTCACAGGCGGCTTGTGCATGGGAGATGGCCAACTGGGGAGGTGGGTGGAGCTACTCACCCGACTATTACCCATCGGGCGAGTCGCTCTTTGCCACTGGCGCTGCCTCCAACATGGGAAGCTACGAGTCTTCCACGGGCAATACCTTGATAGCGGCTACTCTGACCTCGTCGGGGGCGCAGGCACAAAGCGCTCTTGACGCCTATCAGAACGATATGGCCAAGCAACTGCCGGTAATTTATCAGCCTGAGGGGGATGTCCAGCTCTCGGAGATCGCATCGAATCTCCATGGTGCGACGCCCCAGAGCCCCTACGAGTACATCACTCCGGAGGATTGGTACTTTACCAAGTAGGGCTGGTTAGAGTTTGAGATGAGTACAAGGCCCAGACGCCTCTAGACCCTACAGGTCTGGAGGCGTCTGGGCGTAGCGAAAGGGCTGATGGAGTCGTGTTGATGATTGCAAGCGCCAACGGCGCTATAGGGATTGACGGTGTTTGGGCTGACCTTGAGGGTGGACTCGATCCAGTCACTGCGGTAGAGCGAGCGGCGTGGTTCGTTGAGGATAATCTCGATGACCATAGTGTTGGCACCGGTGGGCTACCAAACCTTGAGGGGGTCGTTGAGCTCGATGCTTCGATCATGGACGGCAATACCCGTCGAGCTGGCTGTGTGGCAGCGCTGGCGGGCTACCGTCATCCCATCTCCGTCGCCCGAGCGGTGATGGAGCGTTCCCCCCATGTGCTGCTGGTTGGGGAGGGCGCAGCGAAGTTTGCCCACGAGGTCGGTGCCGAGGGCGCCCAACTGCTCACCGACTCGGCGCAGGCCACCTGGCAGCATGCAGTCGATCAACTGGACCCTGGCCAAGCCGCGGATCCGCTGACGCGGGTGATGGCGCTTACTACCGATCCGGAGAAGGCAGCTGGTACGGTCAACTTTTTGTACCTTGCCGATGATGGTTCCATGGCCTCGGCCGTCTCAACCAGTGGCTGGGCGTGGAAGTGGCCAGGTCGAGCCGGAGATTCCCCAGTGATTGGAGCAGGTAACTACTGTGATTCGCGCTATGGGGCAGCGGCCTGTACCGGTTTTGGTGAACTCTCGCTTCGAGCGTCCACCGCGCGCATGGTCGTTCGCTATCTTGGGGAGGGCATGAGCCCAGAGGAGGCAGGGATTACGGCTATTCGCGACCTCGACAATCTCGTCGACTCGTCGAATAACTTCATTATGCACATCGTTATCCTCGCTGCGGATGGGCGTCACGCTGCGGTCTCGACCAAGGCGGAGGCGATGTATGCGATTCGAGAGGCTGATTGGGATAGCACCAAACTTGTGCCGCGTACCTATGTCCCCATCGAGGGCTAGGTCGGTTGCGCGCAGGCGCCACACCGGCGCCGACCGCGGATTGCGAACCCAGCACGTCGCCATCTTGTGACCAATGGGGGCCCGTTCGAATGAGAGAGAAGTCGATTACGAGAGTAACAAAGGAGCACCAACGATGAAGGTCTATATCAGCTTTGACATGGAAGGGATCTCGGGGATCGTCGATTGGGATCAGTGCACTGGCAATGGCCCCGCCGTTGCGATGGGCCAAGAGCTCACCCTTGCCGAGATCAATGCGGCGATCGACGGAGCGCTCATGGCGGGAGCCACGGAGTTTGTCGTCAACGACGCCCATTACCGGATGCAAAATCTCGATCCAAGACTGCTCCATGGCGATGCGACCTACATCTCGGGAGCCCACAAGCCGGGGTACATGATGGAGGGTCTCACCAGTGATTTCGACGTCATTTTCTTCATCGGCTACCACGGCAGCATCTCCGGTGTTCCTTCGGTCATGTCCCATAGCTATAGCCCGTCAGTCTTTACGGAGCTTCGGGTGAACGATGTCGAAGTCGGTGAGAGTGGCGTCAACGCGCTCGTCGCACTCGGCCAACGTGTTCCCATCGGCCTGATCAGCGGTGATCGCGCGACAGCCCTCCAGGCCGAACCACTCATGAAACAGGCGATCATGGTGCAGGTGAAGGAGTCGATCACCAGGTATGCGGCATCGAATCTGCATCCACATCTTGCGCACAAGCGCCTCAGTGAGGCTGCAGAACGAGCGGTGGAGGCCGCCAAGTCGATTGACCTCCCCGCGATTGACCTCCCCGCGACGATCACGATGTCCTTTCAGACCTCTGATCAGGCGGAGTTGGCCAGCTGGATCGCCGGTGTTGAACGGGCCGATCTCCGATCCTGCACGATCACCGGCCCTGATCCACTCGCCCTCTACCGCGCTTTTGTCGGTGTGTGTTATCTCACCCGTCAGGCACAAGGAAGATAGCGCGTGCAACAGCGCTTTCTCCATAGCGACCTCGCCCCGATCTCTCATCTGCAGATCCCCTATTTTGAGATTCATGGCGCCCATGATGGACCGACGTTGACGCTGGTGGCTGGTGTACATGGCTGCGAGTACACCTCCCAACAAGCGGTCCGGACCTTCATGCGCAGTCTTGAACCCTCCCGTCTCGGCGGCCGGATTCGAGCGGTGCCGACGCTGAACGTCGATGCGTTCTACGAGCGGAGCCCTTTTGTCTCACCCCGTGATCAGAAGAACCTGAATCGTTGCTTCCCTGGTGATCCCGAGGGCACCTATTCGGATGCGTTGGCCTACTTCGTGACGGAGGAGCTGATCAAGGGATCGGATTTCTTCATCGATCTCCACGCGGGGGATATGGTTGAGGACCTCTTTCGTTTCACGATCTACGATGATTCACCGGTGCAGGATGCATCCCGACTCCTCGCCGAGGCCTATGGGTTTCCCTTCTCTATCCATCAGCCGATGCTCGACCCAGCGGTGACTGGGGCGACCTCGCAGATCGCTGGCGGCCTCGGGATCCCCTCGATCATCGCCGAGTCTGGTGGGCGAGGTCTGGTCGAGAATGAGGCGGTCGGGCATCACCTTCGGGGTTTGGCGCGCACCGCCGCCTACCTCGGCATGTACGAGCCCACCGAGCCGATCGAACCAGACCTCGAGGTTCGTCATTTTCACCGGTTTGTCTGGCTGCGATCCAAGCACGAGGGATGGTGGGAGCCAACGGTCAGCGTCGGCGAGGATCTCCATGCGGGCCAGGTGATTGGTACGGTCAGCGATCTCTTTGGTGAGGTCGTAGAGGAGATCCAGAGCCCGGTCGAGGGTGTGGCGGTCTTTTTGACCTCCTCTCCAGCGATGAAGGCTGATGGTTTGGTTATCGGAATCGGTGCTGACGAGGAGGACTGAGATCGCGTACCATCGTGTGACGTCCCTCGTCCTCCCCAGAGCAATGAACGCCTTCATTATGGCAGGGGAGTCCGTCCTTTTCCGAAGTGATGGCATCGGGTTTGCGATGATCATTGCCAGAAGGCGCAGCCCGAGAATGGACCTTGTTCGTGGGCGCTGGTGAACTCGCGGTCAAGGATCGTGAAGTCGAACTCGTCGGTGTAATCACCCTTGAAGCGTTCATTTTCGACTAGATGTGCCTCTTTGCGCATTCCGAGTCGCTCACAAAGACGGATTGATGCAGTGTTTCTCGTATCGACGCTGGCAGTTACCCGGCGGATACCGATCTCCTCAAAGGCGAGATGGAGGACGCCATGGGCGGCCTCGGTGGTGAGGACCTTGCCTCCAAACGCCGGATTGAGGACCCAGCCGATCTCGTCGTTGCCGTCGCGGAGGTTCCTGATCTGGAAACTGATGTGACCGATGAGTGCTCCCGAAGCGATCTCCTCGACACCGATCAACACGCCGTCCCCGTCGTGTTCGAGGGAGTGCGTGGCCCATCGTGTGGCGAGACGCTCGGCGATCTGCTCTCTGGCCATCGGTTCGAAGGGGAAGAAGAGACAGACCGAGGCCAGCGAGCGATGCGCATAGAGCGCCTCGTGGTCCTGGGAGGTGAGGGGGTGAAGACGGAGCCGGTTAGTCGAGAATGGTTGGGTCAGTGCAAGGCGCATGGGTCGAGTATCGGGTGGTCAGGACGATCTCGTTGGGATCGACGGTGGCGAGGGATGTGATCGGCTGCGTGCGGGGGTTTTGATCGCAACCAGCGTTGGCGCTATTAGCCCAGGCGCTCATGGGGAGAGCTTGAGGATGGCCGGCTTGATGCAGGCGATGCTCTGGTAATCGGTGACACTTCTGACGTCGCTGCGGCTAAGAGGTCCAGATCGATAGCAGCTGATGGTGGTGCGGTCCACGCGTTCGCCGGACGTGTGTCTTCAGATGTGACCCTGTCCCTCCGCAACAGGAATGCTGATCAGAGCGTGTGATCACCAGGGATCGTCCTGCCTCTAGGTTGCACAAAGGCCTTGCACCTGGGTAAAAGCTGGCTATTCTTGACCCCCACCCCCACCCCCACCCGCACTTGCACGGCGTAAATCTTGGATGCACTGCCGACAGAGGGCGAAAGACGTCATGTGCAACGGGTGGCCAGCGATCGTTGCGGGAACCAATGGCGGGTCCACGGTGCGCGGATCGGCGTTGGGAGCCCCGTATCTCCGAAGCGAGCGTTGTTGCTCGCAGAACCACCGCAGAGTAGTGAAGACGGAGCTTTACCCGACATTCAAAGCCCATGCATACGTAGGCGTGACGGCCAGCCATGCCACAGCTAGATGGATCGAACGTACCGCAAGTATTGCGCCAGTCGTCAGGGTGCCTGCGTTGATCGGAGTTGGCCCACAAGAACAACCTTTGCCGTGGTGCAAAGGTTCTCGGACCGATCGGTCCATGCGACGAGGCGACGCAACGATCTGAGTGAAACGAAAGTAAGTCTGGATAGTGTTGCAATAACCGATTGGTGAACACCCTCGGGAGTTCTCCACTTCGAATCCGGTTCATCCTGCCGTATCTCTGGGGTGGCGTAGACGTGCGATGAGCTCTTCGGAGATAACTACATACTTCGAGACTGAGACCAAAACGTTGGTGCGGATTTCGGCTGGTTCCGATACAATCGATACAAGGGCCGGTGGTTGTCGATGTCAAGATCCGTGAGACTCCGTGGACAAGTCCGTCGTTGATCGCAACGGATGCGTTGCTGTGCCAGGCTCTCGGCCATTGGAGTTGGTGGCGAGTCCACACTGGCTGACTCCCGGGCTTCTCCGTATCCCTACCAAATCCTCCTGTCGATACTCGGTTGCGATTTACGAAAGCATCGACCTGGCTCTAGCAGGCAAAGGGCTGCTGCTTCTCGAGTATTCAGATGCCTCGTCAACTAACGTGATGCTCCTCCTTCACAAAAAACGTAGTTGGCGACTCTTGCAGTCCATCCAACTGCGAGGCCATCCTTCGCCAAGCGTCCTGATCGCATCTTTTAATTCGCAGAACCGGTACAACCTGATGAACGTTTTGCAGGGCCGTCTCCCTCTCCGTTGTGTCGCCCCAGAAGTCCACTCGGTGGCAAACCTTGAGGGAGACGGGTCGTGGCTGACGACTCTTTGTTTCGGAGCAACTGGTTACG comes from the Ferrimicrobium sp. genome and includes:
- a CDS encoding succinylglutamate desuccinylase/aspartoacylase family protein, whose product is MQQRFLHSDLAPISHLQIPYFEIHGAHDGPTLTLVAGVHGCEYTSQQAVRTFMRSLEPSRLGGRIRAVPTLNVDAFYERSPFVSPRDQKNLNRCFPGDPEGTYSDALAYFVTEELIKGSDFFIDLHAGDMVEDLFRFTIYDDSPVQDASRLLAEAYGFPFSIHQPMLDPAVTGATSQIAGGLGIPSIIAESGGRGLVENEAVGHHLRGLARTAAYLGMYEPTEPIEPDLEVRHFHRFVWLRSKHEGWWEPTVSVGEDLHAGQVIGTVSDLFGEVVEEIQSPVEGVAVFLTSSPAMKADGLVIGIGADEED
- a CDS encoding GNAT family N-acetyltransferase, whose amino-acid sequence is MRLALTQPFSTNRLRLHPLTSQDHEALYAHRSLASVCLFFPFEPMAREQIAERLATRWATHSLEHDGDGVLIGVEEIASGALIGHISFQIRNLRDGNDEIGWVLNPAFGGKVLTTEAAHGVLHLAFEEIGIRRVTASVDTRNTASIRLCERLGMRKEAHLVENERFKGDYTDEFDFTILDREFTSAHEQGPFSGCAFWQ